Proteins encoded together in one Gammaproteobacteria bacterium window:
- the rfbB gene encoding dTDP-glucose 4,6-dehydratase, with translation MTTSNTPNSSSNAYTPKTILVTGGAGFIGCNYVRYMLATDDQVKIVNLDMLTYAGSLDNLKDLPDESRHFFVEGDICDRELIDKLLREHDIDTIVHFAAESHVDNSISGPEIFVKTNVMGTFTLLESARQYWQGEKGRNQMQCHFHHISTDEVYGTLEANDPAFSETTPYAPNSPYSASKAGSDHLVRAYFHTYGLPVTTTNCSNNYGSYQHSEKFIPTVIRKCLEQEAIPVYGDGSNIRDWLYVTDHCSGIDAVVRGGELGEVYNIGGINEWANIDICKLICQLMDEHKPENAPHTDLITFVQDRAGHDWRYAIDAAKMSDDLDWRPVETFETGIRKTVAWYLEA, from the coding sequence ATGACCACCTCAAACACTCCTAACTCATCATCTAACGCCTACACACCTAAAACTATTTTAGTAACGGGTGGCGCAGGTTTTATTGGCTGTAACTATGTCCGTTACATGCTGGCAACGGATGATCAAGTCAAAATAGTCAACCTTGACATGCTCACCTATGCCGGCTCTTTGGATAACCTAAAGGATTTACCGGACGAATCCCGTCACTTTTTTGTAGAAGGCGATATTTGTGATCGAGAGCTGATCGATAAGCTTTTACGTGAACACGATATCGATACTATTGTCCACTTTGCCGCAGAGTCTCACGTTGATAACTCAATATCGGGCCCCGAAATATTTGTAAAAACCAATGTAATGGGCACCTTCACATTACTGGAATCGGCGCGCCAATACTGGCAAGGCGAAAAAGGTAGGAATCAAATGCAGTGCCACTTTCACCATATTTCAACCGATGAAGTGTATGGCACATTAGAAGCTAATGACCCCGCCTTTAGCGAAACCACACCCTATGCGCCTAACTCACCCTACTCTGCATCAAAAGCAGGATCAGACCACTTGGTGCGTGCCTATTTTCATACCTACGGCCTACCCGTAACCACCACCAACTGCTCAAACAACTATGGCTCTTACCAACACAGTGAAAAATTTATTCCAACAGTGATTCGCAAATGCTTAGAGCAAGAAGCAATTCCTGTTTATGGTGATGGCTCTAATATTAGGGACTGGCTGTATGTAACCGACCACTGCTCAGGCATTGATGCAGTTGTACGTGGTGGTGAGCTGGGTGAGGTTTATAACATTGGCGGCATTAATGAGTGGGCAAATATTGATATATGCAAACTGATTTGCCAACTCATGGACGAACATAAACCTGAGAACGCACCGCACACTGATTTAATTACATTTGTACAAGACAGGGCAGGCCATGATTGGCGCTATGCGATTGATGCGGCAAAGATGAGTGATGATTTAGATTGGAGGCCTGTTGAAACATTTGAGACAGGCATCCGTAAAACGGTAGCTTGGTATTTGGAGGCATGA
- a CDS encoding WxcM-like domain-containing protein: MIHRLADVQSDKIGEGTNIWQFCVILSGAKIGRDCNICAQVFIENNVVVGDSVTIKNGVQLWDGITIENNVFIGPNVTFTNDLHPRSKVYPDSFLQTVVKEGASIGANATILPGVIINKNAMVGAGSVVTKDVPPHAIVVGNPANIAGYVNSDKGSSSEQCSTVKTSMKSIAGAILHDIPVVNDLRGSLSFAESPQHLPFVPKRYFTVFDVPGKEVRGEHAHRTIHQFLICVKGSCSVVVDNGYGRSEVLLDKPSKGLHIPPMLWGIQYQYSSDAVLLVLASDIYDADEYIRDYDEFLGMVKK, encoded by the coding sequence GTGATTCATCGATTAGCAGATGTGCAAAGCGATAAAATTGGAGAAGGAACGAACATATGGCAGTTTTGTGTAATTTTGTCAGGTGCAAAAATAGGGCGGGACTGTAATATTTGCGCACAAGTATTCATTGAAAATAATGTTGTGGTTGGTGATTCTGTAACGATTAAAAATGGTGTTCAGCTTTGGGATGGAATTACAATTGAAAATAATGTGTTCATTGGGCCAAATGTAACCTTTACCAATGATTTACACCCTCGTTCCAAAGTATACCCTGATAGTTTTTTACAAACAGTTGTTAAAGAAGGTGCTTCAATCGGAGCCAACGCAACAATTCTTCCAGGGGTGATAATAAATAAAAATGCAATGGTTGGTGCGGGATCAGTTGTAACCAAAGATGTACCGCCTCATGCTATTGTTGTTGGAAATCCCGCTAACATTGCTGGTTATGTAAATAGTGATAAAGGTTCTAGCTCAGAACAGTGCTCTACGGTTAAAACAAGCATGAAAAGTATTGCGGGAGCTATTTTACATGACATTCCAGTAGTTAATGATTTACGTGGAAGTTTGTCTTTTGCTGAATCTCCTCAGCACTTGCCTTTTGTTCCTAAGCGATATTTTACAGTTTTTGATGTTCCTGGAAAAGAGGTCAGGGGCGAACATGCACATCGTACAATTCACCAGTTTCTTATTTGTGTGAAAGGTAGCTGCTCAGTTGTTGTGGATAATGGGTACGGTCGCTCAGAAGTATTGCTTGATAAGCCCAGCAAAGGCTTACATATACCTCCTATGCTTTGGGGTATTCAATATCAATACTCATCAGATGCTGTTTTGTTGGTGTTAGCTTCTGATATTTATGATGCGGATGAGTATATACGTGACTATGACGAATTTCTAGGTATGGTGAAAAAATGA